Proteins co-encoded in one Coxiella burnetii genomic window:
- a CDS encoding N-acetylmuramoyl-L-alanine amidase-like domain-containing protein produces the protein MQQDPLYRTDQFDCQTWVQTALALINARNINDYEKNILAIEYGAAHTDSIRYYNRNNFISSDFNPVNQASGLLKDVTNKGVFSSYARKTNALINRQKWFAYQAKPNLIGENVRVIRNADGLVMYHRLKNKYPAPFHVFSPETVTIAYVPKETFVKKSVDSKGTVRYQPNLKLINQIPTPSVIEIVRDVKQWTMNEKNIKDVIGSELNVSHLGLLYRDRFPYGSTIFQKITCSKDKAGNKVCSVTPQICRKKTGCIETLFLHATEAYPDGYYYYQDAQGHYQCTAKKPAGGTPYTTCNRLLALPLGDYLVNYQYDHYVYLENPAILGINIEKILN, from the coding sequence ATTCAGCAAGATCCTCTCTACCGTACGGATCAATTCGATTGTCAAACGTGGGTTCAAACTGCCCTGGCATTAATTAATGCTAGGAATATTAATGATTACGAAAAAAATATTCTCGCTATCGAATACGGCGCGGCGCATACCGATAGCATTCGCTATTACAATCGCAATAATTTTATAAGCAGTGATTTTAACCCCGTCAACCAAGCGAGTGGTTTGCTAAAGGATGTCACCAACAAAGGCGTTTTTTCATCGTACGCTCGAAAAACTAACGCCCTTATCAATCGACAAAAATGGTTCGCTTATCAAGCAAAACCAAATCTCATTGGAGAAAATGTACGCGTTATTCGGAATGCCGATGGACTTGTCATGTATCATCGATTAAAAAATAAATACCCCGCCCCCTTTCATGTTTTTTCGCCAGAAACAGTCACGATTGCTTATGTTCCCAAAGAAACGTTTGTCAAAAAAAGCGTTGACTCAAAAGGCACCGTGCGGTATCAACCCAATCTCAAATTAATTAATCAAATTCCAACACCCTCGGTCATTGAAATTGTTCGAGACGTAAAACAATGGACAATGAACGAGAAAAATATCAAAGACGTCATCGGCTCAGAACTGAATGTGTCTCACTTGGGGCTTTTGTATCGAGATCGTTTTCCTTACGGAAGCACTATTTTTCAAAAAATCACTTGCAGCAAAGACAAAGCCGGCAATAAAGTTTGCAGCGTTACACCCCAAATTTGTCGCAAAAAAACGGGCTGCATTGAAACTTTATTTTTACACGCCACAGAAGCTTACCCGGACGGCTATTATTATTACCAAGATGCGCAAGGCCACTATCAATGTACTGCAAAAAAACCAGCAGGCGGCACACCTTACACCACCTGCAATCGCTTACTCGCCTTGCCGCTAGGCGATTATCTGGTTAATTACCAATACGACCATTATGTTTACCTGGAAAATCCCGCCATTTTGGGGATCAATATCGAAAAAATCTTAAATTAA
- a CDS encoding S9 family peptidase codes for MKQQTSSYGTWRSPISAETAAASSRVLMDVECHDNDIYWLERRPEESGRQVVLRLSSGGDIHAVTPGGVNVRTRVHEYGGGDYRVHRKTIFFANDADQRWYRCTPGENPQPLTPEPSEPRGLRYADAVITPDGQWLIAVRESHGQVVDNELVAIPTDASQRVKVLVQGYHFYAAPRLNPSGTKMAWFCWNQPQMPWDGTELWMADLTTTLELTNAHKISGGVGEFVSQPQFSPEGTLYFLSDKSGFGNLYCYEDGKVKSMCPLNAECDSPPWVFKLKTYDFLDKNRLAVIVNHKGKQTLGVIEDGRYTAFDLPFTSFVPTLAVQRDQVIFIGAAPDRFPAVVCYDSKNKRTEILYESVPLTIDKKYLSYPEAIEFPTDEGKTAYGFYYPPCNGDYQPPENEKPPLIVISHGGPTSSTSTALNLKNQFWTSCGFAVLDVNYGGSTGYGKAYRERLKGRWGVVDVADCVNGAKYLVKIGKADPKRLIIRGGSAGGFTVFSALIFYDVFAAGSSYFGVADLESFASDTHKFESHYLETLVGKYPEQKSLYDARSPINHADRLSCPIIFLQGLEDKVVLPAQAEVMIAKMKQKGLPYAYVVFEHEQHGFRNAKNIKTALESELYFFGKLFNFEPSESCRP; via the coding sequence ATGAAACAACAAACTTCTTCTTATGGGACATGGCGATCGCCGATTAGCGCTGAAACGGCGGCGGCTTCGTCACGGGTTCTGATGGATGTTGAATGCCATGACAATGACATTTATTGGTTAGAACGTCGGCCCGAAGAAAGCGGGCGTCAGGTGGTGTTGCGTCTTTCATCGGGGGGTGATATTCACGCTGTGACGCCGGGCGGGGTTAATGTGCGAACGCGGGTGCATGAGTATGGAGGTGGGGATTATCGGGTGCATCGAAAGACGATTTTTTTTGCCAATGACGCAGATCAGCGGTGGTATCGTTGCACTCCAGGAGAGAATCCACAACCGTTAACACCGGAGCCATCCGAGCCTCGAGGGTTGCGGTATGCGGATGCGGTAATAACACCGGACGGGCAATGGCTGATTGCCGTGCGAGAATCGCATGGACAAGTTGTTGATAATGAATTGGTGGCAATCCCAACCGACGCAAGCCAACGCGTTAAAGTTTTAGTGCAGGGTTACCATTTTTATGCTGCACCGCGGCTTAATCCCAGCGGAACTAAAATGGCATGGTTTTGTTGGAATCAGCCGCAAATGCCGTGGGACGGCACCGAGCTTTGGATGGCGGATCTCACAACCACGCTTGAATTAACTAACGCGCATAAAATTTCAGGGGGAGTGGGAGAGTTTGTTTCTCAACCGCAGTTTAGTCCCGAAGGGACGCTTTATTTTCTCTCCGATAAAAGTGGTTTTGGAAATCTTTATTGTTATGAGGACGGCAAAGTAAAATCGATGTGCCCTTTAAATGCCGAGTGTGATTCTCCGCCATGGGTGTTTAAGCTCAAAACCTATGATTTTCTGGATAAGAATCGCTTGGCGGTTATTGTCAATCATAAGGGAAAACAAACGCTGGGCGTGATAGAAGACGGTCGCTATACGGCATTTGATTTGCCGTTTACTTCTTTTGTGCCGACCTTAGCGGTACAACGTGATCAGGTTATTTTTATTGGCGCGGCTCCCGATCGATTTCCCGCTGTTGTTTGTTATGATAGTAAAAATAAACGCACGGAAATTTTGTATGAAAGCGTCCCGTTAACCATCGATAAAAAATATCTCTCATACCCTGAAGCGATTGAGTTTCCGACAGATGAGGGGAAAACCGCCTACGGTTTTTATTATCCGCCATGCAACGGAGATTATCAGCCGCCAGAAAACGAAAAACCGCCGTTAATTGTTATTAGTCATGGCGGCCCTACCTCGTCAACTTCAACCGCGCTTAATTTAAAAAATCAATTTTGGACGAGCTGCGGATTTGCGGTATTAGACGTTAATTACGGTGGGAGCACGGGTTACGGAAAAGCTTATCGCGAGCGCTTAAAAGGACGGTGGGGCGTGGTGGACGTTGCTGATTGTGTTAATGGCGCTAAATATTTAGTGAAAATAGGAAAAGCAGATCCCAAACGTTTGATCATTCGCGGCGGGAGCGCGGGTGGATTTACTGTGTTTTCTGCGTTGATTTTTTACGATGTTTTTGCGGCAGGGTCGAGTTATTTTGGGGTGGCGGATTTAGAAAGTTTTGCCAGTGATACTCATAAATTTGAATCCCATTATTTAGAAACGCTCGTAGGCAAATATCCTGAACAAAAATCGCTTTACGATGCGCGTTCGCCAATTAATCATGCCGACCGCTTATCTTGTCCGATTATTTTTTTGCAGGGGTTAGAAGACAAAGTTGTTCTGCCGGCGCAGGCGGAAGTTATGATTGCTAAAATGAAACAAAAAGGATTGCCTTATGCTTATGTTGTTTTTGAACATGAGCAACATGGTTTTCGTAATGCTAAAAATATTAAAACTGCGCTTGAATCAGAATTGTATTTCTTTGGGAAGCTTTTTAATTTTGAGCCGTCGGAGTCTTGCCGGCCGTGA
- a CDS encoding CBU_1530 family Dot/Icm T4SS effector codes for MPLSKEEFQKQYSQQLQLRMYQCLQNKPESKSGEGEGEPRLTESQLIVLFLSLSAQKEGGSEREIDPDSELGKKINELGIYLQNNPNISLQREINQAHQLVTQLREKAYRAVIENNEGAGSAELSDDAHRAYAKDSERFKAQSVYYTTLEQREAKSEEAHSLFVLWMIDPSCFCPNYYFYNGFYSPFDGIGLIGYGWAKLMEVQLQAISYIGAHTAQAMQGILHGAAHAASGCFQLDGDAGEALLFVIIGAVVAGIFAGGAVEFISAAEDAAAGGPGKVIAMGTTGAATGGACAALVALGLVSGPPGWLALGGVGITSLMVLAAAAIHGGLSKNSYELTEADKKRLKDRGIDNVIAEQTIQTLNNEKEKIGYTMLGTSDHTRKKVIKKQIWDIKSGKLTALNLGATVQWRNENDLIKGYLELAQQSYSLKGGTEKLVRDLIVKHEIQNALREGRNNILDHTAIITSTNDLLRNNNKSDIGKSLMNALFPQNTPKNIEIANLLQEGNAELLNAISRLVDYARKKKLSRHSRHDKAADSAINIAHRLIYILSEGNSIDINTILRYSDDVMNMKQKSWKQYMPESLRKARTIATLGVWNVNNVKVGRFGGHRTEGGILLAQVRKIAKVYNDKNFSTNPNVDFLRARLI; via the coding sequence ATGCCTTTATCTAAAGAAGAATTCCAGAAACAGTATAGCCAACAACTACAGCTTCGCATGTATCAATGTCTTCAAAATAAACCAGAATCTAAGTCCGGTGAGGGAGAAGGAGAACCCCGATTAACAGAGTCGCAGTTAATCGTTTTATTTCTGAGCTTATCTGCACAAAAAGAGGGTGGTAGCGAGCGTGAAATAGATCCTGATTCAGAATTAGGAAAAAAAATAAATGAGCTAGGAATTTACTTACAAAATAATCCGAATATTTCGCTTCAACGAGAGATCAATCAAGCACATCAATTAGTAACCCAATTGCGTGAGAAGGCATATCGAGCAGTTATTGAGAATAATGAGGGCGCTGGTTCCGCTGAACTTTCAGATGATGCGCACCGTGCTTATGCCAAAGACTCTGAAAGATTTAAAGCACAATCTGTTTACTATACCACCTTGGAGCAACGGGAGGCTAAATCTGAAGAAGCACATAGCCTTTTCGTTTTATGGATGATAGATCCCTCTTGTTTCTGCCCTAATTATTATTTTTACAACGGCTTTTATTCCCCATTTGATGGTATTGGATTAATAGGGTACGGATGGGCGAAACTCATGGAAGTGCAGCTTCAAGCAATTTCATACATTGGAGCACACACGGCTCAAGCTATGCAAGGGATCCTCCATGGCGCTGCCCATGCTGCTAGTGGCTGTTTCCAATTGGATGGTGATGCTGGTGAAGCGCTTTTATTCGTAATTATAGGTGCTGTTGTAGCTGGCATCTTTGCGGGAGGAGCCGTGGAATTTATTTCTGCAGCTGAAGATGCCGCCGCAGGCGGCCCTGGTAAGGTTATTGCTATGGGTACCACCGGGGCAGCTACCGGTGGCGCTTGTGCCGCACTTGTCGCTTTAGGCCTTGTCAGTGGCCCGCCTGGTTGGCTTGCTTTAGGTGGCGTAGGAATAACTTCTCTTATGGTCCTAGCTGCAGCTGCTATTCATGGGGGTTTATCAAAAAATTCATACGAATTGACAGAAGCTGACAAAAAGCGGCTTAAAGACCGAGGTATTGATAATGTTATTGCAGAGCAAACAATTCAAACTTTAAATAATGAAAAAGAAAAGATCGGCTATACCATGCTAGGCACCTCAGATCACACACGGAAAAAAGTCATTAAAAAACAAATATGGGATATTAAATCGGGTAAATTAACCGCACTAAACCTTGGAGCAACAGTACAGTGGCGCAATGAAAATGATCTTATCAAGGGTTATTTGGAACTTGCGCAACAAAGCTATTCTCTCAAGGGGGGGACGGAAAAACTCGTACGCGACCTAATTGTTAAACACGAAATACAAAACGCATTGCGCGAGGGGAGGAATAATATACTCGATCACACTGCTATTATCACATCAACCAATGATTTATTGCGCAATAACAATAAATCAGATATTGGTAAGAGTTTAATGAACGCTCTTTTCCCTCAAAACACCCCAAAAAATATCGAGATTGCGAACTTACTTCAAGAAGGCAACGCAGAGCTTTTAAACGCAATTTCACGACTGGTTGATTACGCCAGAAAGAAAAAGCTTTCTAGACATTCCCGTCATGATAAAGCTGCTGATTCTGCTATAAATATTGCACACCGTTTAATTTATATCCTTAGTGAAGGAAATTCCATTGATATAAATACCATATTGCGTTACAGCGACGACGTCATGAATATGAAACAAAAAAGTTGGAAGCAGTACATGCCAGAATCTTTACGCAAAGCAAGAACAATAGCGACGCTTGGCGTATGGAATGTAAACAATGTAAAGGTAGGTAGATTTGGTGGGCACAGAACGGAAGGGGGCATTTTGCTGGCTCAGGTTCGAAAAATAGCAAAAGTTTATAATGATAAAAATTTTTCTACGAATCCCAATGTAGATTTTCTCCGAGCTAGACTAATTTAA